In one Nocardioides luteus genomic region, the following are encoded:
- a CDS encoding CoA-binding protein, whose protein sequence is MTAAWLDQDTIDTLLDDSETWAVVGLSGDPWRTAYSIAQELQQHGKRIIPIHPGAAAEGKEVLGEKVYATLAEAAAAVGKIDVVDVFRRSEAAGQFADEAVAIGAGGVWFQMGVIDKSAFERTTAAGVPMVMDTCPSKVWFERGRAGARR, encoded by the coding sequence ATGACCGCCGCATGGCTCGACCAGGACACCATCGACACGCTCCTCGACGACTCCGAGACCTGGGCCGTGGTCGGCCTCTCGGGTGACCCGTGGCGTACGGCCTACTCGATCGCCCAGGAGCTCCAGCAGCACGGCAAGCGGATCATCCCGATCCATCCGGGCGCTGCCGCCGAGGGCAAGGAGGTGCTCGGCGAGAAGGTCTACGCGACCCTGGCCGAGGCTGCCGCCGCGGTCGGGAAGATCGACGTCGTCGACGTCTTCCGTCGCTCCGAGGCCGCCGGCCAGTTCGCCGACGAGGCCGTGGCGATCGGCGCGGGTGGCGTCTGGTTCCAGATGGGCGTGATCGACAAGTCGGCCTTCGAGCGCACCACCGCAGCCGGCGTACCGATGGTGATGGACACCTGCCCCAGCAAGGTCTGGTTCGAGCGCGGCAGGGCCGGCGCGCGGAGGTAG
- a CDS encoding amino acid ABC transporter substrate-binding protein: MPFTKTPTASKRSRAALGATAALALASTLAACGAAEEGGSEDEIVIGISLPLTGDFSEPGKGIQRGYEAWAEYVNANGGLLGRDVRLEMLDDQSSAERVAADYEKLINQEQVDLVVGPFSTRLVIPAAQVAQDYGYLFVEPAGAAPEVFEEGFENLFYAAPAVADDHYKLLAEHILAMPEAERPKTAAYASMDDPFAQGTAYGLKDALEEGGVKTVVDEVYPPNTTDFSSIAAKIADSKADIVVGGSQYQDGVNLIVALQQLDYQPKLAAFSTAPTETEFAEAIGDKTQGIIAPTGYTTKADYPENQEFVKFYEEKHGEAPGEDEANAWTTGQVVAAAVEAVECAEPDPECQAQLIDWLRENEVDTVVGPLSWDDKGRPQSAHMIQQWVDGEIKIVLPEDQAEAEFIFPKPAW, encoded by the coding sequence ATGCCCTTCACGAAGACCCCCACCGCGAGCAAGCGGTCCCGAGCAGCTCTGGGCGCCACCGCCGCCCTCGCCCTCGCGTCCACCCTCGCCGCCTGTGGCGCCGCCGAGGAAGGAGGCAGCGAGGACGAGATCGTGATCGGCATCTCGCTGCCCCTGACCGGCGACTTCAGCGAGCCCGGCAAGGGCATCCAGCGCGGCTACGAGGCCTGGGCCGAGTACGTCAACGCCAACGGCGGCCTGCTCGGCCGCGACGTACGCCTCGAGATGCTCGACGACCAGTCCAGCGCCGAGCGTGTCGCGGCCGACTACGAGAAGCTGATCAACCAGGAGCAGGTCGACCTCGTCGTCGGGCCGTTCTCCACGCGCCTGGTGATCCCGGCCGCCCAGGTCGCCCAGGACTACGGCTACCTCTTCGTCGAGCCCGCCGGCGCGGCGCCCGAGGTCTTCGAGGAGGGCTTCGAGAACCTCTTCTACGCCGCCCCTGCGGTCGCGGACGACCACTACAAGCTCCTCGCCGAGCACATCCTGGCGATGCCGGAGGCCGAGCGGCCCAAGACCGCGGCGTACGCCTCCATGGACGACCCGTTCGCCCAGGGCACCGCCTACGGGCTCAAGGACGCGCTGGAGGAGGGTGGCGTGAAGACGGTCGTGGACGAGGTCTACCCGCCCAACACCACCGACTTCAGCAGCATCGCGGCCAAGATCGCCGACAGCAAGGCCGACATCGTCGTGGGCGGCAGCCAGTACCAGGACGGCGTCAACCTGATCGTCGCGCTCCAGCAGCTCGACTACCAGCCGAAGCTGGCCGCCTTCTCGACCGCGCCGACCGAGACCGAGTTCGCCGAGGCGATCGGTGACAAGACGCAGGGCATCATCGCGCCGACCGGCTACACCACGAAGGCGGACTACCCCGAGAACCAGGAGTTCGTGAAGTTCTACGAGGAGAAGCACGGCGAGGCGCCCGGTGAGGACGAGGCCAACGCCTGGACCACCGGCCAGGTCGTCGCCGCGGCGGTCGAGGCGGTCGAGTGCGCCGAGCCCGACCCGGAGTGCCAGGCCCAGCTGATCGACTGGCTGCGCGAGAACGAGGTCGACACGGTCGTCGGCCCGCTCAGCTGGGACGACAAGGGCCGCCCGCAGAGCGCCCACATGATCCAGCAGTGGGTCGACGGAGAGATCAAGATCGTCCTGCCGGAGGACCAGGCCGAGGCCGAGTTCATCTTCCCGAAGCCGGCGTGGTGA
- a CDS encoding branched-chain amino acid ABC transporter permease — MLSASRHKQSRTSPGRSILATKLVAAAVGLALVLAFPALAPDPFILSVGVVIASYAALAVAWNFVGGLTGYISLGHAAYSGLGGYGTALLITEVGANPWLSMVIAAVLVGVAAVPIGIASLRVRGASFVIVSIALVLILLLVAQSWAGVTGGSNGLRVPRPFGTDVLRPEQHERFFYLFVGLTLVALALWWVIDRSRLGTGLKAIREDEDKAQALGVPTFAYKLVVFVVSAFFTAMAGGMYALWFGSLDPIFQFSILTGSYLVLMSLLGGVRSLLGPVVGAVIVGYAVEFFKNQYGDTQLHLVALGLLLALVVLFMPDGVIPWLTSQLDRLRPGSTSIREVDAAQLAEQRKALEEAKS; from the coding sequence TTGCTCAGCGCTTCTAGACACAAGCAGAGCCGTACGTCCCCGGGCCGCTCGATCCTGGCGACCAAGCTCGTCGCGGCGGCCGTCGGGCTCGCCCTCGTGCTCGCCTTCCCGGCGCTCGCCCCGGACCCGTTCATCCTGTCGGTGGGCGTGGTGATCGCCAGCTATGCCGCCCTCGCGGTGGCGTGGAACTTCGTCGGCGGGCTGACCGGCTACATCTCGCTGGGCCACGCCGCCTACTCGGGGCTGGGCGGCTACGGCACCGCGCTGCTGATCACCGAGGTCGGGGCGAACCCGTGGCTCTCGATGGTGATCGCGGCGGTCCTCGTCGGCGTGGCCGCGGTGCCGATCGGGATCGCGTCGCTGCGGGTCCGCGGAGCGTCGTTCGTGATCGTCTCGATCGCGCTGGTGCTCATCCTGCTGCTGGTCGCGCAGAGCTGGGCCGGCGTCACCGGTGGGTCCAACGGGCTACGAGTGCCGCGGCCGTTCGGCACCGACGTACTCCGGCCCGAGCAGCACGAGCGGTTCTTCTACCTGTTCGTCGGGCTGACGCTGGTCGCGCTCGCACTGTGGTGGGTGATCGACCGGTCCCGACTCGGCACCGGGCTCAAGGCGATCCGGGAGGACGAGGACAAGGCCCAGGCCCTGGGCGTACCCACCTTCGCCTACAAGCTCGTCGTCTTCGTGGTCTCGGCGTTCTTCACCGCGATGGCGGGCGGGATGTACGCCCTCTGGTTCGGCTCGCTCGACCCGATCTTCCAGTTCTCCATCCTGACCGGCTCCTATCTGGTGCTGATGTCGCTGCTCGGCGGCGTACGCAGCCTGCTCGGTCCGGTCGTCGGCGCGGTGATCGTGGGCTATGCGGTCGAGTTCTTCAAGAACCAGTACGGTGACACCCAGCTGCACCTGGTCGCGCTCGGGCTGCTGCTCGCCCTGGTCGTGCTCTTCATGCCCGACGGGGTGATCCCGTGGCTGACCTCGCAGCTCGACCGGCTCCGTCCCGGCAGCACCTCGATCCGCGAGGTCGACGCCGCCCAGCTGGCCGAGCAGCGCAAGGCGCTCGAGGAGGCGAAGTCATGA
- a CDS encoding IS481 family transposase produces the protein MSHANAALTPRARLRLARLVVDDGWTYAAASKMFMVAPRTAKKWADRYRSEGPAGMTDRSSRPHSSPTKTAPVVVRRIVRLRWRHRLGPVQIAGRLGMQASTVHAVLVRCRISRLSHIDRVTGEPIRRYEHPHPGSLIHVDVTKFGNIPDGGGHRFIGRQQSKANAQSTARRTGERGHDYRPRIGTAFVHTVIDDHSRMAYAEICTDEKAATAIAVLQRAVAWFADHGVNVERVLSDNGSAYRSYAWRNACTELGIKHKRTRPYRPQTNGKIERFHRTLADGWAYARLYESTEQRNTALPGWLHFYNHHRAHSAIGGQPPITQLTNLPGHHN, from the coding sequence GTGTCCCACGCTAACGCTGCTCTGACCCCACGCGCCCGTTTACGACTCGCTCGGCTCGTTGTCGATGACGGGTGGACCTATGCTGCGGCGTCCAAGATGTTCATGGTCGCTCCACGAACCGCGAAGAAGTGGGCAGACCGCTACCGGTCCGAGGGGCCTGCGGGGATGACCGACCGCAGCTCACGGCCACACTCGAGTCCGACCAAGACAGCGCCTGTGGTCGTCCGGCGAATCGTGCGGCTGCGATGGCGCCACCGGCTTGGCCCGGTCCAGATCGCCGGCCGGCTCGGGATGCAGGCCTCGACGGTGCACGCGGTTCTGGTGCGGTGTCGGATCAGCCGGCTCTCCCACATCGACCGCGTCACCGGTGAGCCGATCCGCCGTTACGAACACCCGCACCCAGGCTCGCTGATCCACGTCGACGTCACCAAGTTCGGCAACATTCCTGATGGTGGCGGCCACCGCTTCATCGGACGCCAGCAGAGCAAGGCCAACGCCCAATCCACGGCCCGCCGCACTGGAGAGCGCGGTCACGACTACCGTCCCCGGATCGGGACCGCTTTCGTGCACACCGTCATCGATGACCACTCCCGGATGGCCTACGCCGAAATCTGCACCGATGAGAAGGCCGCCACCGCCATCGCAGTGTTGCAACGAGCCGTGGCCTGGTTCGCCGACCATGGCGTCAACGTGGAACGAGTCCTGTCCGACAACGGCTCGGCCTACCGGTCCTACGCCTGGCGCAACGCCTGCACCGAACTCGGCATCAAGCACAAACGCACCCGGCCTTACCGACCCCAGACCAACGGAAAGATCGAACGCTTCCACCGCACCCTGGCCGACGGCTGGGCCTACGCCCGCCTGTACGAGTCAACCGAGCAACGCAACACCGCGCTACCCGGCTGGCTCCACTTCTACAATCATCACCGCGCCCACTCCGCCATTGGAGGCCAACCACCGATCACCCAGCTGACCAACCTCCCTGGACATCACAACTAG
- a CDS encoding branched-chain amino acid ABC transporter permease → MSASLLLQSLILGLLLGGLYALLAAGLTLYFGVMRVVMIAHSAFLILAAYLAWFFTQQTGLDPLLSLFITVPLFFAAGYGMQRALLSRLRPATLTMMSVLLTFAIALVIEGGLGYLFSGTQRRIQLGYSGASLELWGARIAVVKLIAFGLAAVSLLALFLLLKKTRFGQALRATIQHREAAQLLGIDTDRIAGFGFGLGLATAAVGGTALALDATIYPSLHWHWIGPLMAIIVIGGLGSIPGAAIAAMLLGVTQALLQIPMGTTWAQTVFYLALFATLMFRPQGFFGGRLAQRF, encoded by the coding sequence ATGTCGGCTTCGCTGCTGCTGCAGAGCCTGATCCTGGGGCTGCTGCTCGGAGGCCTCTACGCCCTGCTCGCCGCCGGCCTGACGCTCTACTTCGGCGTCATGCGGGTCGTGATGATCGCGCACTCCGCGTTCCTGATCCTGGCTGCGTACCTGGCCTGGTTCTTCACCCAGCAGACCGGGCTCGACCCGCTGCTCTCGCTGTTCATCACCGTGCCGCTCTTCTTCGCCGCGGGCTACGGGATGCAGCGGGCGCTGCTCTCGCGGCTGCGACCGGCGACGCTGACGATGATGTCGGTGCTGCTGACCTTCGCGATCGCGCTGGTGATCGAGGGCGGCCTCGGCTACCTCTTCTCCGGCACCCAGCGACGGATCCAGCTCGGCTACTCCGGCGCGAGCCTGGAGCTGTGGGGCGCCCGGATCGCGGTGGTCAAGCTGATCGCCTTCGGGCTGGCCGCGGTCTCGCTCCTGGCACTGTTCCTGCTGCTCAAGAAGACCCGTTTCGGGCAGGCGCTGCGGGCCACGATCCAGCACCGCGAGGCCGCCCAGCTGCTCGGCATCGACACCGACCGGATCGCCGGCTTCGGCTTCGGGCTCGGCCTGGCGACCGCCGCGGTCGGCGGCACCGCGCTCGCGCTCGACGCCACCATCTACCCCTCGCTGCACTGGCACTGGATCGGCCCGCTGATGGCGATCATCGTGATCGGCGGCCTCGGCAGCATCCCCGGCGCCGCGATCGCGGCGATGCTCCTCGGGGTCACCCAGGCGCTGCTGCAGATCCCGATGGGCACCACCTGGGCGCAGACGGTCTTCTACCTCGCCCTCTTCGCCACCCTCATGTTCCGCCCCCAGGGTTTCTTCGGAGGTCGCCTTGCTCAGCGCTTCTAG
- a CDS encoding acyl-CoA dehydrogenase family protein — protein sequence MSAEYPLFALSEEHQEIRKAIREICDAKIAPAAAAVDEEARYPQEAHDALVETEFFAPHVPEAYGGVGADALATVLVIEEIARADVSASLIPAVNKLGSLPVQIGGSEELKKKYLGALAAGQGNFSYCLSEPDAGSDAANQKTRAVRDGDFWVLNGVKRWITNAGVSEYYTVLAVTDPEKRSKGISAFVVEKSDEGVSFGAPEKKLGIKGSPTREVYFDNVRIPADRLIGEEGLGFTYAMQTLDHTRITIAAQAVGVAQGALDYALGYIKERKQFGKPIAEFQGVEFMVADMGMKIEAARQLTYAAAGRSERGDKDLTFFGAAAKAFASDVAMQVTTDAVQLLGGYGFTRDYPVERMMRDAKITQIYEGTNQVQRIVMARQLLAGIQSAL from the coding sequence ATGAGTGCCGAGTACCCGTTGTTCGCCCTCTCCGAGGAGCACCAGGAGATCCGCAAGGCCATCCGTGAGATCTGTGATGCGAAGATCGCGCCGGCCGCGGCTGCGGTCGATGAGGAGGCTCGTTATCCGCAGGAGGCGCACGATGCGTTGGTCGAGACCGAGTTCTTCGCGCCGCATGTGCCCGAGGCGTACGGGGGTGTGGGTGCCGACGCGCTCGCGACGGTGCTGGTGATCGAGGAGATCGCCCGTGCGGATGTGTCGGCCTCGCTCATCCCCGCGGTGAACAAGCTCGGCTCGCTGCCGGTGCAGATCGGTGGGTCGGAGGAGCTGAAGAAGAAGTATCTGGGTGCGCTGGCCGCGGGGCAGGGCAACTTCTCCTACTGCCTCTCCGAGCCGGATGCGGGTTCGGACGCGGCGAACCAGAAGACCCGGGCGGTGCGTGATGGGGACTTCTGGGTGCTCAACGGCGTGAAGCGGTGGATCACCAACGCGGGTGTCTCGGAGTACTACACGGTGCTGGCCGTGACCGACCCGGAGAAGCGCTCCAAGGGCATCTCCGCGTTCGTGGTGGAGAAGTCCGATGAGGGGGTTTCCTTCGGTGCCCCGGAGAAGAAGCTGGGGATCAAGGGGTCCCCGACCCGTGAGGTGTACTTCGACAACGTGCGCATCCCCGCCGACCGGCTCATCGGCGAGGAGGGTCTCGGCTTCACGTACGCCATGCAGACCCTGGACCACACCCGGATCACCATCGCGGCCCAGGCCGTCGGTGTCGCGCAGGGTGCGTTGGACTATGCGTTGGGTTACATCAAGGAGCGCAAGCAGTTCGGTAAGCCGATCGCGGAGTTCCAGGGTGTGGAGTTCATGGTCGCGGACATGGGGATGAAGATCGAGGCCGCTCGCCAGCTGACCTATGCGGCGGCGGGTCGTTCCGAGCGGGGTGACAAGGATCTGACGTTCTTCGGTGCGGCGGCGAAGGCGTTCGCCTCGGATGTGGCGATGCAGGTGACCACCGATGCGGTCCAGCTGCTGGGTGGGTATGGGTTCACCCGTGACTATCCGGTGGAGCGGATGATGCGTGATGCCAAGATCACCCAGATCTATGAGGGCACCAACCAGGTCCAGCGGATCGTGATGGCTCGCCAGCTCCTCGCCGGCATCCAGTCGGCCCTGTGA
- the arfB gene encoding alternative ribosome rescue aminoacyl-tRNA hydrolase ArfB yields MKDMQVPPGPGLPEGLVIPDSELVERFSRSPGPGGQSVNTTDSRVELSWDPSASEALDESQRARILARSPGPITVVSHEQRSQHRNRVAARERLALRIRELLAPPPPARRPTKPTRGSKERRLDAKRQRSQTKQLRGRVQD; encoded by the coding sequence ATGAAGGACATGCAGGTGCCGCCGGGCCCTGGCCTGCCCGAGGGTCTGGTCATCCCCGACTCCGAGCTGGTCGAGCGCTTCTCCCGCTCACCCGGTCCCGGCGGGCAGTCGGTCAACACCACCGACTCCCGCGTCGAGCTGTCCTGGGACCCGTCCGCGTCCGAGGCACTCGACGAGTCGCAGCGCGCCCGCATCCTCGCCCGCTCACCGGGCCCGATCACCGTCGTCTCCCACGAACAGCGCTCCCAGCACCGCAACCGCGTCGCCGCCCGGGAACGTCTCGCCCTGCGCATCCGCGAGCTCCTCGCCCCGCCCCCTCCCGCCCGCCGCCCCACCAAGCCCACTCGCGGCTCCAAGGAGCGCCGCCTCGACGCCAAGCGCCAGCGCAGCCAGACCAAGCAGCTCCGCGGCCGCGTCCAGGACTAG
- a CDS encoding LacI family DNA-binding transcriptional regulator — MVRTNRSPRLIDVAHASGVSIATASRALSGTPGVSDSVAEKVRQAARELGYVANLHARSLASGSTATIGLVVHEIGDPYFSEIASGVLSLAAEHGRTVQICHSGRDPEAEVEQVRSLVANRVGAILIAGSGFVDASVEAPMRLEVQRYAEAGGRVAVVGRHHLGVDSVLPDNRPGGRAVAEHILGLGHRRIVVVSGSLELTTVADRLDGVRDALAAAGLAPGDVPVLEGPFTREGGRECIRRMLADHPRTTAVIALNDDMAIGCLSELRSSGVSVPGQVSVSGFDDVAVAQDLSPGLTTVRLPMAEMGARALTLALKEPGARPRRQRVPAELVVRDSTGPVGSVDASEENGGRARGAR; from the coding sequence ATGGTCCGCACCAACCGCTCCCCCCGCCTGATCGACGTCGCCCATGCGTCCGGCGTCTCGATCGCCACCGCCTCTCGTGCGCTCTCGGGAACCCCCGGAGTCAGCGACTCGGTCGCCGAGAAGGTCCGCCAGGCGGCACGCGAGCTCGGCTACGTCGCCAATCTCCACGCCCGTTCGCTCGCCAGCGGATCCACCGCGACCATCGGGCTCGTCGTGCACGAGATCGGCGACCCCTACTTCTCCGAGATCGCCAGCGGCGTGCTCAGCCTCGCCGCCGAGCACGGCCGCACCGTCCAGATCTGCCACAGCGGCCGCGACCCCGAGGCCGAGGTCGAGCAGGTACGCAGCCTGGTGGCCAACCGGGTCGGCGCGATCCTGATCGCGGGGTCGGGCTTCGTGGACGCCTCGGTCGAGGCTCCGATGCGGCTCGAGGTGCAGCGCTACGCGGAGGCGGGCGGACGAGTCGCGGTCGTGGGCCGGCACCACCTCGGGGTCGACAGCGTGCTGCCGGACAACCGCCCCGGCGGCCGCGCCGTCGCCGAGCACATCCTCGGCCTGGGCCACCGGCGCATCGTGGTGGTCTCGGGATCGCTGGAGCTCACCACCGTCGCCGACCGTCTCGACGGGGTGCGCGACGCGCTCGCCGCGGCGGGGCTCGCTCCCGGTGACGTACCCGTCCTCGAGGGGCCGTTCACCCGCGAGGGCGGGCGCGAGTGCATCCGCCGGATGCTCGCCGACCACCCGCGTACGACGGCCGTCATCGCCCTCAACGACGACATGGCCATCGGGTGTCTCTCCGAGCTGCGCAGCTCGGGGGTCTCGGTGCCCGGGCAGGTCTCGGTCAGCGGCTTCGACGATGTCGCCGTCGCCCAGGACCTCTCCCCCGGACTGACCACCGTGCGCCTGCCGATGGCCGAGATGGGCGCGCGAGCGCTGACGCTTGCCCTGAAGGAGCCCGGCGCGCGCCCCCGCCGGCAGCGGGTACCCGCCGAGCTCGTGGTGCGCGACTCGACCGGCCCGGTGGGCTCCGTCGACGCCTCGGAGGAGAATGGGGGCCGAGCGAGAGGAGCCAGATGA
- a CDS encoding GNAT family N-acetyltransferase, which produces MGDTSDPDEDFVLDLSRPFSRADAAKAKLKPSTLRGPRFTRLFSGVYVAADAPATPLQRVQAALVPFQGRGFASHASAARVYDVPIPTLPDEHVTVTAAAHRRTHPGIVCHVMREPRAVVVDGIGVSSPDQLFTELASQVSLVDLVVAGDHLVRHHGRVTPTTLADFAASGTLPGSRPAATAARYVRENVRSPMETRVRMLIVLGGLPEPRINALVGTGDGMLKREHDLVYAASKTAIEYDGKQHPTDQWERDLERREEADDDGWRILTVVAKGIYRRPDLTLEKIHRVLLERGEPGVPKQLSDAWRPHFPVIRRRARSMHSGDRRPCTDRACARSVHSGVGPDCTDRARAGAIVAGMADDGLRLREWEEADAEVLLAAYDGAGMRTERPADVATVEDAERLIAGWAEEAAADRAYTFAVVDGAEILGQMRVTTQLRVHSIGWISYWTLEKHRGRGVGSTGLKLLARYCFDELDLFRLETGHRVDNPGSCRVATAAGFVVEGRERQKLLYDGVRYDTETHARLATDPEPA; this is translated from the coding sequence ATGGGGGACACATCTGATCCGGATGAAGACTTCGTCCTGGACCTCTCGCGACCTTTCTCGCGCGCCGATGCCGCCAAGGCGAAGCTCAAACCGAGCACGTTGCGCGGACCGCGTTTCACGCGTCTCTTCAGCGGCGTGTACGTCGCCGCCGACGCCCCAGCGACGCCACTGCAGCGGGTCCAAGCTGCGCTCGTACCGTTCCAGGGCCGCGGGTTCGCCAGTCACGCGTCCGCCGCTCGGGTCTATGACGTGCCGATCCCGACGTTGCCCGACGAGCACGTGACGGTGACGGCCGCGGCCCACCGGCGTACACATCCGGGCATCGTCTGCCACGTGATGAGAGAGCCGCGAGCGGTGGTCGTCGATGGCATCGGCGTCTCCTCGCCCGACCAGCTCTTCACCGAACTCGCCAGCCAGGTGAGCCTGGTCGACCTCGTCGTCGCCGGCGACCATCTCGTACGCCACCACGGGCGTGTGACTCCGACGACTTTGGCCGACTTCGCGGCTTCCGGGACGCTGCCGGGTTCGCGCCCGGCGGCGACGGCGGCGCGCTACGTACGCGAGAACGTTCGCTCGCCGATGGAGACCCGGGTGCGCATGCTGATCGTGCTCGGCGGTCTGCCGGAACCGCGCATCAATGCGCTCGTCGGCACCGGGGACGGCATGCTCAAGCGCGAGCACGATCTGGTCTATGCGGCCTCGAAGACCGCGATCGAGTACGACGGAAAGCAGCACCCCACCGACCAGTGGGAGCGCGACCTCGAACGACGCGAGGAGGCCGACGACGACGGTTGGCGCATCCTCACCGTCGTTGCGAAGGGCATCTATCGCCGACCCGACCTGACGCTCGAGAAGATTCACCGCGTGCTGCTGGAGCGAGGCGAACCGGGCGTGCCGAAGCAGCTGTCGGACGCCTGGCGCCCCCACTTTCCAGTGATTCGGCGACGTGCACGATCCATGCACTCGGGCGATCGTCGCCCATGCACAGATCGAGCATGTGCCCGATCGGTGCACTCAGGTGTCGGTCCTGACTGCACCGATCGTGCACGTGCCGGCGCTATCGTCGCCGGCATGGCTGACGACGGGCTCCGGCTCCGCGAGTGGGAAGAGGCGGACGCCGAAGTGTTGCTCGCTGCGTACGACGGGGCGGGGATGCGGACCGAGCGGCCGGCGGACGTGGCCACCGTCGAGGACGCCGAGCGGCTGATCGCCGGGTGGGCCGAGGAGGCGGCGGCGGACAGGGCGTACACCTTCGCGGTCGTCGACGGCGCCGAGATCCTGGGGCAGATGCGGGTCACCACCCAGCTGCGCGTCCACAGCATCGGCTGGATCTCCTACTGGACCCTCGAGAAGCACCGCGGCCGAGGTGTCGGCAGCACCGGACTGAAGCTCCTGGCGAGGTACTGCTTCGACGAGCTCGACCTCTTCCGCCTCGAGACCGGCCATCGGGTCGACAACCCCGGCTCGTGCCGCGTCGCCACCGCCGCCGGCTTCGTCGTCGAGGGTCGCGAACGCCAGAAGCTGCTCTACGACGGTGTCCGCTACGACACCGAGACCCACGCCCGGCTCGCGACCGACCCCGAGCCTGCCTGA
- a CDS encoding Lrp/AsnC family transcriptional regulator has translation MDEVDRQILAAWTMDARRSLRDIAAEVGVSATTVHDRARAMQRRGLIRGAYLDLDLRQIDRGVQALVAVRIRPPSRANIESFRDWVGALPEAVGVFVTSGRMDFIVHVAVPDNDALYAFVIDRLTSRAEIADVETSVIYEHLRTMTFEP, from the coding sequence ATGGACGAAGTCGACCGTCAGATTCTGGCCGCCTGGACGATGGATGCACGGCGGAGCCTCCGGGACATCGCCGCGGAAGTCGGCGTCTCCGCGACCACCGTGCACGACCGGGCGCGAGCGATGCAGCGCCGCGGGCTCATCCGCGGCGCCTACCTCGATCTCGACCTCCGTCAGATCGACCGCGGCGTGCAGGCGCTCGTCGCCGTACGCATCCGGCCGCCGTCGCGGGCCAACATCGAGTCCTTCCGCGACTGGGTCGGGGCACTCCCGGAGGCGGTCGGGGTGTTCGTCACCTCCGGCCGGATGGACTTCATCGTCCACGTCGCGGTCCCCGACAACGACGCGCTCTACGCCTTCGTGATCGACCGGCTCACCTCGCGTGCCGAGATCGCCGACGTCGAGACCTCGGTGATCTACGAGCACCTGCGCACGATGACGTTCGAGCCGTAG
- a CDS encoding DUF2000 domain-containing protein, whose translation MSTGVEAATIGFAPDEIDQSASTREVPFKWVVVVDQALPAGRAVNAAVCVAGATTQRTAGLLGEDAIDADDSTHPGLPWIGCTVLGAPAQRLTDLRRQAVAQPGVAVIDMPTQAQHTRVYDDYLFAVGSSRGADLSYCAVSLFGPRRIIDKLVKGLSLLP comes from the coding sequence ATGAGCACAGGTGTCGAGGCCGCGACGATCGGGTTCGCCCCGGACGAGATCGACCAGTCCGCGAGCACGCGCGAGGTGCCCTTCAAGTGGGTGGTCGTCGTCGACCAGGCCCTCCCCGCCGGACGCGCAGTGAACGCGGCCGTCTGTGTCGCGGGCGCGACCACGCAGCGTACGGCCGGGCTCCTCGGCGAGGACGCGATCGACGCCGACGACTCGACCCATCCGGGCCTGCCGTGGATCGGCTGCACGGTGCTGGGTGCCCCGGCGCAGCGGCTGACCGACCTGCGTCGTCAGGCGGTCGCCCAGCCCGGGGTCGCGGTCATCGACATGCCCACCCAGGCGCAGCACACCCGGGTCTACGACGACTATCTGTTCGCCGTCGGCAGCAGCCGCGGCGCCGACCTCTCCTACTGCGCGGTCAGCCTCTTCGGCCCCCGCCGCATCATCGACAAGCTCGTGAAGGGCCTCTCGCTCCTGCCCTGA
- the purE gene encoding 5-(carboxyamino)imidazole ribonucleotide mutase produces the protein MSARVGIVMGSDSDWPTMKAAADLLDEFGIEWEADVKSAHRMPQEMLDYGREAAGRGLSVIIAGAGGAAALPGMLASVTPLPVIGVPVPLKYLDGMDSLMSIVQMPGGIPVATVAIGNAKNAGILAARILGVADPELQQKLVAYEKSLAELAREKGEVVRRATS, from the coding sequence ATGAGTGCGCGCGTAGGCATCGTGATGGGATCCGACTCCGACTGGCCGACGATGAAGGCCGCGGCCGACCTCCTCGACGAGTTCGGGATCGAGTGGGAGGCCGATGTGAAGTCGGCCCACCGGATGCCGCAGGAGATGCTCGACTACGGCCGCGAGGCGGCCGGCCGCGGGCTGTCGGTGATCATCGCCGGCGCGGGCGGTGCTGCCGCGCTGCCCGGGATGCTCGCCTCCGTCACGCCGCTGCCCGTCATCGGCGTCCCGGTGCCGCTGAAGTACCTCGACGGCATGGACTCGCTGATGTCGATCGTCCAGATGCCCGGCGGCATCCCGGTGGCCACGGTGGCCATCGGCAACGCCAAGAACGCGGGCATCCTCGCCGCCCGCATCCTCGGCGTCGCGGACCCCGAGCTGCAGCAGAAGCTGGTGGCGTACGAGAAGTCCCTCGCCGAGCTCGCCCGCGAGAAGGGCGAGGTCGTACGCCGCGCCACCTCCTGA